One window from the genome of Salvia splendens isolate huo1 chromosome 9, SspV2, whole genome shotgun sequence encodes:
- the LOC121747837 gene encoding uncharacterized protein LOC121747837, producing the protein MTPLFVLCYIIYTTITSTILSLLLALRRIFSLRTSEEIGNVIALYEGTVYHERRHPARNAFRFLARYALIDLDRPPYSPPNYLSADDARRAAKTNGPVHLLRIPSSLGYERSPVNYYYCYEIEGSTKILKKCLVEASNTPWGESVTFVFNPSSDLVPKSEYISPFMDMLGSWRLKVSEPSENLFTFIAVEHPQLGTYFRASFTATKVATQTPISSDDLEAFFWLMPHRVSIMAYWNAVKLWWKNVPFFDHPRKENPSYRDDAILLDEKMQFCPIFGGNKSKVRCEERIDRCFTWKDAKRPWSYLISYTGKIL; encoded by the exons ATGACTCCTCTATTTGTGCTATGCTACATTATCTACACCACCATCACTTCCACTATACTATCACTCCTCCTCGCCCTCCGCCGCATCTTCTCACTCCGAACCTCGGAGGAGATCGGAAATGTCATCGCACTATACGAAGGCACCGTCTACCACGAGCGACGCCACCCGGCCCGCAACGCCTTCCGTTTCCTGGCTCGTTATGCTCTCATCGACCTCGACCGCCCGCCCTACTCCCCTCCCAACTACCTCTCTGCCGACGATGCCCGCCGCGCCGCCAAGACAAACGGGCCCGT GCATCTTTTGAGGATTCCATCAAGCCTCGGATATGAAAGAAGTCCAGTTAATTACTATTATTGCTATGAAATTGAAGGCTCTACCAAAATTCTCAAGAAATGCCTTGTCGAG GCCAGCAATACACCATGGGGTGAAAGTGTGACATTTGTGTTCAACCCAAGTTCAGATTTAGTCCCAAAATCCGAGTACATTAGCCCATTCATG GACATGCTTGGGAGCTGGAGGCTGAAAGTGAGCGAACCGAGTGAGAATTTATTCACGTTCATCGCAGTCGAACACCCGCAACTCGGAACCTATTTCCGAGCCTCCTTCACGGCCACGAAAGTCGCGACTCAGACGCCCATTTCTTCAGATGATCTTGAGGCATTCTTCTGGTTGATGCCTCATCGAGTCTCGATTATGGCCTATTGGAAC GCTGTTAAGCTGTGGTGGAAAAATGTTCCCTTCTTTGATCATCCAAGAAAAGAAAATCCATCCTACAGAGACGACGCGATTCTGCTCGACGAAAAGATGCAGTTTTGTCCCATTTTTGGAGGTAATAAATCGAAAGTGAGATGTGAAGAAAGAATTGATCGATGCTTCACTTGGAAGGATGCTAAGAGACCTTGGTCATATCTCATTTCTTATACTGGGAAAATTCTGTAG
- the LOC121748567 gene encoding uncharacterized protein LOC121748567, giving the protein MTSVAASLSHRIPRFTPSFPSFSSRLVGVKINNNKNGGNYPSLLLPSFKSQTRMASTNQSASTAADVNNPQLNVFQLIQAHQEKAARLPPIEEIKTILSYSLRGVLSTFSLKYEGYPSGSMVDFACDAYGSPILAVSSLAVHTKDLLASPRCSLLVSKDPEDRTDLVIVVHGDALPVAESETEAIRSAYLATHPEAFWVDFGDFQFLRIEPKVVRYVSGVATALLGSGEFSKEEFRTAKVDPVYQFSKPITSHMNKDHADETKLIVQHSTSVPVEFADMLDIDSLGFNVKAGCQGNTFKLRIPFTRRATDRKDVKTLIVEMLQAARSQAQPPSSAA; this is encoded by the exons ATGACGAGTGTCGCTGCGTCTCTATCGCATCGTATCCCTCGTTTCACTCCTTcctttccttctttttcttcacGCTTAGTTGGTGTGAAGAttaacaacaacaaaaatggGGGCAATTATCCTTCACTCCTCCTCCCCTCATTCAAATCACAAACACGCATGGCTTCCACCAATCAG AGTGCTTCGACTGCCGCCGATGTCAACAACCCCCAACTTAATGTCTTCCAACTCATCCAAGCTCACCAG GAAAAAGCTGCTAGGCTGCCTCCTATAGAGGAAATCAAGACAATTCTCAGTTACAGTTTGCGCGGAGTCCTCTCTACTTTCTCTCTG AAGTATGAGGGCTATCCATCAGGTTCGATGGTGGACTTTGCTTGTGATGCTTATGGATCTCCAATATTAGCTGTTAGTAGTTTGGCAGTTCATACCAAG GACCTTTTAGCAAGTCCCCGGTGCTCATTGCTTGTCTCAAAGGATCCTGAAGATAGGACAGACCTAGTTATCGTAGTGCACGGTGATGCCCTCCCT GTTGCTGAAAGTGAAACGGAAGCTATTCGTAGTGCATATTTGGCTACACATCCCGAGGCTTTTTGG GTTGACTTTGGTGACTTCCAATTTCTGCGGATTGAACCTAAAGTTGTTAGATATGTGTCGGGAGTTGCAACAGCTTTATTAGGATCGGGAG AATTCAGCAAGGAGGAATTTAGAACAGCAAAAGTGGATCCTGTGTACCAATTCTCAAAGCCTATAACG TCCCACATGAATAAAGATCATGCAGATGAGACAAAGCTGATAGTCCAGCACTCTACCTCTGTCCCG GTGGAGTTCGCAGACATGTTGGACATAGACAGTCTGGGTTTCAACGTGAAG GCTGGCTGTCAAGGCAACACTTTCAAGCTCCGAATTCCTTTCACAAGGCGTGCTACAGACAGAAA GGATGTGAAGACACTAATAGTAGAAATGCTTCAGGCTGCCAGAAGTCAGGCTCAGCCCCCCTCCTCCGCAGCTTGA
- the LOC121748851 gene encoding adenylyl-sulfate kinase 3-like isoform X1, giving the protein MFAQLLYADKGVFSLMSTVGNSTNIFWHECPVGKVDRQKLLNQQGCVVWITGLSGSGKSTLACSLGRTLHSRGKLSYVLDGDNLRHGLNKNLGFSPEDRTENIRRVGEVAKLFADAGLICIASLISPYCKDRDACRALLSENFFEVFLNMPLELCEERDPKGLYKLARAGKIKGFTGIDDPYEPPSNCEIEITQKDGICPTPNEMAGQVVSYLEDKGYLEAQ; this is encoded by the exons atgtTTGCCCAACTTTTATATGCT GATAAAGGAGTATTTTCCCTAATGTCTACCGTTGGCAATTCAACGAATATTTTCTGGCACGAATGCCCTGTTGGGAAGGTTGACAGGCAAAAACTGCTTAATCAACAGGGATGCGTTGTATGGATTACTGGTTTGAGTGGATCAG GTAAAAGTACCTTAGCATGCTCACTGGGTAGAACATTGCACTCTCGGGGGAAACTTTCATATGTTCTCGATGGGGACAACCTTAGGCATGGTCTAAACAAAAATCTAGGCTTCTCACCTGAGGATCGGACTGAAAATATACGCAGGGTTG GGGAAGTTGCAAAGCTCTTTGCTGATGCTGGATTAATCTGCATTGCTAGTTTGATATCTCCTTATTGTAAAGACCGTGATGCTTGTCGTGCCTTATTGTCAGAAAACTTTTTTGAG GTCTTCCTAAACATGCCTTTAGAGTTGTGTGAAGAAAGGGATCCTAAAGGTCTTTACAAGCTTGCACGAGCTGGGAAGATTAAAG GGTTTACAGGAATAGATGATCCATACGAACCACCTTCGAATTGTGAG ATTGAGATAACCCAAAAGGATGGAATTTGCCCGACACCGAATGAGATGGCTGGGCAGGTGGTATCATACCTGGAAGACAAAGGATATCTTGAAGCTCAGTAA
- the LOC121746692 gene encoding 40S ribosomal protein S5-like, whose amino-acid sequence MAEAVVAAVSPPVNEEDKIQTGVMLFNRWSYDEVQISDISVEDYITATAAKHPTFMPHTAGRYQARRFRKAQCPIIERLTNSLMMHGRNNGKKLMAVRIIKHAMEIIHLLTDLNPIQVIVDAVINSGPREDATRIGSAGVVRRQAVDISPLRRVNQAIYLLTTGARESSFRNVKTIAECLADELINAAKGSSNSYAIKKKDEIERVAKANR is encoded by the exons ATGGCGGAAGCTGTCGTAGCTGCTGTTTCTCCTCCTGTGAACGAGGAAGATAAGATTCAAACCGGCGTTATGCTCTTCAACCGCTGGTCCTATGACGAAGTTCAG ATTAGTGACATCTCTGTGGAAGATTATATCACTGCCACAGCAGCCAAGCACCCAACATTCATGCCTCACACAGCGGGAAGGTACCAAGCGAGGCGTTTCAGGAAGGCTCAGTGCCCCATTATTGAGAGGCTTACCAACTCCCTCATGATGCACGGCCGCAACAACGGAAAGAAGCTCATGGCTGTTAGGATTATCAAGCATGCCATGGAGATCATCCATTTGTTGACTGACCTCAACCCAATTCAAGTCATTGTTGATGCAGTTATCAACAG TGGGCCAAGGGAAGATGCCACCCGTATTGGGTCAGCTGGTGTGGTGAGAAGACAGGCTGTTGATATCTCTCCACTACGCCGTGTCAATCAGGCTATTTACCTGTTGACCACTGGCGCTCGCGAAAGTTCTTTCAGAAATGTCAAGACTATTGCTGAATGCCTTGCCGATGAACTTATCAATGCTGCCAAAGGCTCTTCTAACAG CTATGCtataaagaagaaggatgagattgagagagttgcaAAGGCCAATCGTTGA
- the LOC121749237 gene encoding protein MAIN-LIKE 1-like codes for MDCGRPMKVDNELITALIERWRSETHTFHLPIGEATITLEDVQAIWGLRAEGRVFTGRDYHVNFPDWTSKCRDLLGWIPDTSTETTQGGLLMTVLINQTRMPLGDDLPTYVYIQRACIHALILLGGLILPDTTGCKVPFMWLNALGDLEEVKTISWGSAALTYLYHYLCEASMDKRKELGGPMILLQLWAWERMPTLRWKGTTQIGNAPRHSVEHYRDQISPIRPGQFIWTPYAHCILPDYCNDVNGCSLCETYLVCWAYVEAHEPGRVRRQFNRYQDIPKYVDRMLRNADHLGKNDRCGKKGNNWANTHQFYIGEWNLRYERFQAAEDAASMSLNIPMSPGYMAWYNRITVTYLTQPGARSTAGMNESAASMRLFIEGFQQVFHLTTEDEMDPRVRQIREIVRNVLESTNNADVMEYPASQHQDVVMPYQPEVVPRCHGVPGVRTGGHGYTKQFRMSQPLPDYVAPEPQNQEHDPPQWYSYLAHESQSQWDRPLYSPSQPEPDWNRRPYSQSQDMPQWSGARASVDSFFQNYQIVPPVQAEEEDDDEGEEENDNIEEENEEEDVVQSILVQPRPAAEGSSRGGVGKLMSKVYKRLSTRKNKVIEPSKYTPSSYK; via the exons atGGATTGTGGGAGGCCCATGAAGGTCGACAATGAGCTGATCACGGCTttgattgagcgttggaggTCGGAGACGCACACTTTCCATCTACCGATCGGTGAGGCAACGATcaccttggaagatgtgcaagccaTTTGGGGCTTGAGGGCGGAGGGTCGCGTTTTCACAGGGCGTGACTATCATGTCAACTTTCCAGATTGGACCAGCAAGTGTCGCGatctgttgggatggataccagaTACTTCCACAGAGACAACGCAAGGCGGTTTGCTGATGACCGTGCTGATCAACCAGACAAGGATGCCTCTGGGTGATGATCTACCTACGTACGTATACATCCAAAGGGCATGTATCCATGCCCTAATTTTATTAGGAGGTCTCATTCTACCAGACACCACGGGGTGTAAGGTTCcatttatgtggttgaatgCGCTTGGGGATCTGGAAGAGGTGAAGACTATTAGTTGGGGAAGTGCGGCATTGACCTACCTTTATCATTATCTGTGCGAGGCTTCCATGGATAAGAGGAAAGAGTTGGGCGGGCCTATGATCCTTCTGCAgctatgggcgtgggaaagaatgcccacattgag GTGGAAAGGAACAACGCAGATAGGAAATGCTCCTAGACACTCGGTTGAGCATTACCGTGACCAAATATCTCCGATTAGACCTGGCCAG TTTATCTGGACGCCATACGCACATTGCATACTGCCTGACTACTGCAATGATGTGAATGGATGCTCTTTGTGTGAAACCTACTTGGTATGTTGGGCCTATGTCGAGGCACATGAGCCTGGACGAGTGCGGCGACAGTTCAATCGGTATCAGGATATACCTAAGTATGTAGACAGGATGCTAAGGAACGCCGATCATTTGGGCAAAAATGATCGGTGTGGTAAGAAGGGCAACAACTGGGCAAACACGCATCAGTTCTACATTGGGGAGTGGAACCTGAGGTACGAAAGGTTCCAGGCTGCCGAAGACGCCGCATCGATGTCATTGAATATTCCTATGAGCCCGGGGTATATGGCGTGGTATAACAGGATTACCGTGACGTACCTGACTCAGCCTGGGGCACGGTCCACTGCTGGGATGAACGAGTCGGCTGCTTCGATGAGACTATTT ATTGAGGGTTTTCAGCAGGTTTTCCATTTAACTACGGAAGACGAAATGGACCCACGAGTACGCCAGATTCGAGAAATTGTTAGGAATGTCCTCGAATCTACGAACAACGCTGATGTCATGGAGTACCCCGCTTCTCAACATCAGGATGTGGTCATGCCTTATCAACCAGAAGTAGTTCCACGGTGTCATGGAGTGCCTGGTGTTCGGACTGGGGGACACGGCTACACAAAGCAGTTTAGGATGTCGCAGCCGCTTCCCGATTATGTAGCACCAGAGCCGCAGAATCAAGAGCATGACCCACCCCAGTGGTATTCATACCTGGCGCATGAGTCTCAGTCACAGTGGGACCGTCCTCTGTATTCTCCAAGCCAGCCTGAGCCCGATTGGAATCGTCGCCCATATTCACAAAGCCAAGACATGCCGCAATGGAGTGGGGCCCGAGCATCGGTCGATTCATTCTTCCAGAATTATCAGATCGTGCCTCCTGTACAAGCTGAAGAAGAGGATGAtgatgaaggagaagaagaaaatgacaaCATAGAAgaggaaaatgaggaagaagacgTTGTTCAGAGCATCCTTGTCCAACCTCGACCAGCTGCGGAGGGTTCATCACGTGGCGGGGTTGGGAAGCTCATGAGCAAAGTGTACAAGAGATTGTCAACGAGGAAGAATAAGGTGATTGAACCGTCTAAATACACTCCGTCGTCGTATAAGTAG
- the LOC121748851 gene encoding adenylyl-sulfate kinase 3-like isoform X2, whose amino-acid sequence MSTVGNSTNIFWHECPVGKVDRQKLLNQQGCVVWITGLSGSGKSTLACSLGRTLHSRGKLSYVLDGDNLRHGLNKNLGFSPEDRTENIRRVGEVAKLFADAGLICIASLISPYCKDRDACRALLSENFFEVFLNMPLELCEERDPKGLYKLARAGKIKGFTGIDDPYEPPSNCEIEITQKDGICPTPNEMAGQVVSYLEDKGYLEAQ is encoded by the exons ATGTCTACCGTTGGCAATTCAACGAATATTTTCTGGCACGAATGCCCTGTTGGGAAGGTTGACAGGCAAAAACTGCTTAATCAACAGGGATGCGTTGTATGGATTACTGGTTTGAGTGGATCAG GTAAAAGTACCTTAGCATGCTCACTGGGTAGAACATTGCACTCTCGGGGGAAACTTTCATATGTTCTCGATGGGGACAACCTTAGGCATGGTCTAAACAAAAATCTAGGCTTCTCACCTGAGGATCGGACTGAAAATATACGCAGGGTTG GGGAAGTTGCAAAGCTCTTTGCTGATGCTGGATTAATCTGCATTGCTAGTTTGATATCTCCTTATTGTAAAGACCGTGATGCTTGTCGTGCCTTATTGTCAGAAAACTTTTTTGAG GTCTTCCTAAACATGCCTTTAGAGTTGTGTGAAGAAAGGGATCCTAAAGGTCTTTACAAGCTTGCACGAGCTGGGAAGATTAAAG GGTTTACAGGAATAGATGATCCATACGAACCACCTTCGAATTGTGAG ATTGAGATAACCCAAAAGGATGGAATTTGCCCGACACCGAATGAGATGGCTGGGCAGGTGGTATCATACCTGGAAGACAAAGGATATCTTGAAGCTCAGTAA